A window of Desulfuromonas soudanensis genomic DNA:
AGCGGCAAGGATCGCCAGGATCGCTTCAAGCGATATACCTTCGATCACCAAAAGGGTCAGGTTCACTACCAGAAACTTGCCGAGGGACAGCAGGTCGATGCCAAGACCTTTGCCATGGGGAGTGATCCTCCGAACGACATTCTCACCGCCATGTTCAATTTTCGCGCCGGATTCTTCGGACCGGTGAGGGCAGGGAGCGTCTACCGGATTCCGACCTTCAACCGGCGGGGGATCTCCGAAATCGTCATCGAGGTCCTGGAGCCTGGGGAAATCTCCGACGGGCGTCGGACGGATTTCCCCTTTTTCCCCGGCGGCGGCCTGTTGTGCCGGGTGAAGGTCGATCCCGAGGTCTTCGAGACCGGGGAAGGGGCTCTTTACGGCTGGTTCGATAATTTCGGTCGCCCCGCCCGGGGGATCGTGGAAAATGTCCTCGGGCTGGGGGACGTGCAGGGAATTTTGCGCTGAAGCGACAGATACAAGGGGCAGGACAATTAATGAACAGGGACATCACCTACGTCATCGGCCATAAAAATCCCGATACCGACTCGGTCTGCAGCGCCATGGCCTATGCCCGGCTGCGCCAGGAGCAGGGGATGGCCAACGTTCAGCCGGCCCGGGCCGGCAACATCAACCGCCAGACCGAATTCGTTCTCGAGCAGCTGTCCATGCCGCTGCCGCCGCTCCTCACCGATGTCCATCCGCGGGTGCGGGATGTGGTCGGCGAGCAGGTCATTACCATCGACCAGAACGCCCCGCTGTCCCGGGCCCTCGAACTTTTTCATTCCCACAGCATCCGGGTGTTGCCGGTCATCGACTCCGATCGGCGCCCCCTGGGGCTTCTCTTCCTGAAAAAGGTCTCGGAGCGATTTCTCGTCCCGAGCCGGGAGGAGGAGCTCCGCCGGGTCCTGGCTTCTCCGGCCTCGATCACCAAATGCCTCAAGGCGACGCCCCTCCATGAGCTCGAGGGGGACACCGTCGAAGAATTCGCCCTCTACGTCGGGGCCATGGCCTCGGAGACCTTTGACCAGAAGATGGAAGGGCTCGACCCGCGACGGATGATCCTCATCACCGGCGACCGGGAAAACATTCAGCGTCAGGCCGTGGAGCTCGGGGTGCGGGTACTAATCGTCACCGGCTCTCTCCCCGTCGACCCGGAGATCCTGCGCCGCGGACGGGAAAAGGGCGTCACCGTCCTCTCCACCCCCTTCGATACAGCCACCAGCGCCTGGCTGACCCGCCTCTCCACCCCGGTCGGCGCCCTGGTCGGCGACGCCTACCCCTCCGTGGGACTCGGGGAGCGCCTCGACGACCTGCGTCTCAAGCTGCTCCACAGCAAGGATCCCGGCGTCATCGTCCTCGACAGCGACGGGCGGGTGGCCGCGGTGGCGACCAAGAGCAACCTTTTGGCGCCCACCCCCGTCAAGCTGATCCTCGTCGATCACAATGAACTCTCCCAGGCGGTTCCCGGGGCCGACAAGGTGGAGATCCTCGAGGTCATCGACCATCATCGCCTGGGGAATTTCCACACCGATCACCCGATCCGTTTCATCAACCAGCCCCTGGGGAGCACCTGCTCCGTCGTCGCCAGCCTCTACCGCCAGGCCGGCCTGACCCCCGACCGGACCACCGCCGGGCTGATGCTCGCCGGCCTTCTCTCCGACACCGTGATCCTCAAATCGCCGACCACCACGGCCGCCGACCGGGATCTGGCCCTGTGGCTCGAAGGACTCTCGGGGCTCGATCTGCAGGATTTCGGCCGGCGCATCTTTGGCGCCGGCAGCGCCCTGGCCGCCTACCCCTCCCTGCGGGAGATGATCGTTGCCGACTTCAAGGAGTACCAGTCCGGGGAACGCCGCTTCGGCGTCGGGCAGGTGGAGGTCGTCAGTTTTCACGAATTTCACGCTCTCAAGGACGAAATTGCCACAGCTCTGGCCGATCTGCGCCGGGAACGGCGCCTCGACACGGCCGGGCTCCTGGTGACGGACATCGTTCAGGAAACGAGCCTCTTTCTCGTCCTCGGGGGGAAAGAGCTCCCCTATGTCATCGGCTATCCGCAGGTCGAGGAAAATCTCTACCAGCTCAACGGCGTTCTTTCCCGCAAAAAACAGCTGGTTCCCCATCTGCTGAAGATCTTCAAGGACGAAAAATAGCAGCCGGGGGGTGAGGCGTCCCGGGCGACGCCGAAGGCCTCTGGCACGAATTGTGAAGTAACAGACCCCTGTCCGTCGGACGGCGGCGCGAAGAATAACCTTTAAAAGACGGCGGTATGCAGGTGATGATCAGGAATTACGGGAATAGGCGGCGGGTGTGCGGTTTCGGCGTTTTGGAATTGATCCTGCTGGTGGCGGTCCTGGGGAGCCCGGTTCCTGCGGTCTGGGGGGGAGAGATGGTCTGCGGGGGGGTTTTCGACGCCGCCGACGGGACCCCCATCGCCGGGGCGACAGTGACCAGCGACACCGAGGTGGTGCAAAGCAATGCCGACGGGAGCTTTTCCGTCGACAGCTCCGACGGTCGGCTCAAGCTCCGGGCACCGGGGTACCGCCGTCAGGAGACGGTGGCCGTGGCATCGCCGCAGGTCCGGCTGATCCCCTTTGCCCCCAAGGCCCTCTACCTCTCCTCCTACGGCATCGCCTCGGCCACCCTGCGCAACCCGGCGCTGCAGCTCCTTGAAAAGACCGAACTCAACGCTCTGGTCATCGACATCAAGGGGGATCGCGGGCTTCTCGCCCACCCCAGCGCCATCCCCCTGGCGACGGAGATCGGCGCCCAGAACCCCGTCGTCCTGAAAAATGCAGGGCCCCTCATTGCTTCCCTGAAAGAGAAGGGGATCTATACCATCGCCCGGATCGTTGTTTTCAAAGACGATCTGCTGGCCCGCGCCCACCCCGAGTATGCGATCAAGCGGGGAACGGGGGAGGTATGGCAGGATGGGGAAAAACTCGGTTGGGTCGATCCCCATCTTCCGCAGGTCTGGGACTACAACATCGCCATCGCCGAGGAGGCCGCCCGGCTCGGATTCGACGAAATCCAGTTCGACTATGTGCGCTTTCCCGCCGTTCCCGGCCTGCTTTTCTCCCGTGAAAACAGCCGGGTCAACCGGGTGGCGGCCATCTCGGGATTCCTTGCCGCCGCCCGGCAGCGTCTGGCTCCCTACAACGTCTTTCTGGCCGCCGACATCTTCGGCTATGTCTGCTGGAACAGCAACGACACCGGCATCGGGCAGCAGCTCGAGGAGCTCGCCGTCCATCTCGACTATCTCTCCCCCATGCTCTATCCCTCGGGGTTCAGCTTCGGTGCCGGCGGCTACACCAACCCCATGGAAAATCCCTACGAAATCATCTCCCTCTCGCTGGAGAAGGCTCGCCAGCGCACCGGACTGGCGGCGGTGCGCTTTCGTCCCTGGCTCCAGGCCTTCCGCGACTACGCCTTCGATCGCCGCCATTTCGGCGCCGCGGCGATCCGCGCCCAGACCGCAGCCTCCGACGAGTTCGGCAGCAACGGCTGGATGCTCTGGAATGCCCGCAACGTCTACAGCGGCGCCGGTCTCAACGTCGTTGAGATCGAGGCCCGCGCCCAAATCGAGGCGTTGCCGCAGCAGGCAACTCCCCCTCTTTAGGCTCTCTCAGCAATCCTTCAGAATCTCCCGCAGCTCCTCCCCCCGGGTCACGGGAGGAAGGCAGGTCCGCTCCCGGCAGAGATAGGCCGTGGGCCGGCCCTCCAGGGGCGTCTTGCCGAGGAGCAGGGGGAGCGGGTTGTGCTCTTCTCCGGGGCGGTCGACCAGAAGCAGGGTGCGGGGGAGAAAGGTCGAGCGCAACACGGCAAGGAGTTCTTGCGGGGGATCCCCCTCGCCCGACGGGGTGAGGGCGACCTCGCTTTTCGGCCCCAGGGCGTAGTCGAGGGCGATGAGGCTCTGGGCATAGGCCGTGGGAGCCCGCTCGACCTTGGGGAGAGCGAGGGCGAGGAGGCGCTCCCCCCGCGCTTCGAGCTGAAGATCGCCGCAGAGTCGCCCCAGCCGCAGGAGGTTGAGGGCGACCACCGAGACCCCCGAAGGGAGGGCGCCGTCCTGCAGGGAGCGCCCCCGCACCAGGGCATGCTCGGCATCGGCTGCGGTGTCGTAATACCCCCCCTGCCCATCGGCAAACAGCTCCTCCATCGCTCCAGTGAGTTCCAGGGCTCCGTCGAGGTGCCGCCTGTCAAATCCCCCCTGATAGAGTTCCAAAAGTCCCCAGGTCACAAAAGCATAGTCTTCGAGGAAGGCCGGAATGGCCGCCGTGCCGGCGCGATAGGTGCGCAGCAGTCGCCCCGTTTCGTCGCGCAGGCGCTGGACGATGAAATCGGCGCCCCTCTGCGCCGTTTCCAGAAGATGCGGCAGGTCGAGGACGGCACCTGCCCGGGCCAGGGCGGCGATGATCAGCCCGTTCCAGCCGCTGAGAATCTTGTCATCGCGATGGGGGTGGACTCGTTTGCTGCGGGCCTCCAGGAGCTTTTTGCGCCCTTCGCCGAGGAGGGCCGCAAGGTCCTGGGGGTCGACTCCGGCCTTTCGCGCCAGGGTTTCGACGTCCTCGGCGAGGTGGGGGATGCTCCGCCCCTCAAAATTCCCTCCGGCCGCGATACCGTAACAACGGCAGAAGACGGCGGAGAGTTCCCGGCCGAGAATCGCCTCCACCTCCTCGGGACTCCAGAGGTAGTAGGTCCCTTCCTTCCCTTCCGAATCGGCATCCTCGCCGCAGTAGAAGCCGCCCTCCGGGTCGGAGAGCTCTCTCTGCACGTACTCGAGGATTTCGAGGGCGCTCTGGCGGAAAAAGGGGGCGCCGCTCGCCTGATAGGCGTCGAGAAAGGCGATGACGGCCAGGGCCTGGTCGTAGAGCATCTTTTCGAAATGGGGGACGAGCCAGTTTGCATCGACGGAATATCGGTGCAGACCGAAACCGACCTGGTCGAAAATACCGCCGAGGCGGATCTGCTGGAGGGTCTGCAGGGCCATCGTCGTCGCCCGCTCCTCGCCGAAGCGTTTTGCCAGGCGCAGCAGGAGCGAGAGATTGTGGGGGGCGGGAAATTTGGGAGCGGAGCCGAAGCCCCCCTGGGCTCGGTCGAAGTCGGCCAGATATCCTTCGAAGGCGCGGCGTAGCAGATCCTCCTGCAGAAGGCCCGGCGACGGGGCGTCACTCTCCAGGTCGAGGAGCGCCCTCTCGACTTCAGAGCCGGTCTGCAGCAGCCGATGCCGGTCCTGCTGCCAGAGCTCGGCGATCTTTTGCAGGATTTCCATCAGCCCGGTCATCCCCCCCCGGGACCGGGGAGGGAGGTAGGTTGCGGCGAAAAACGGTTTCTTGTCGGGGGTAAGGACCAGGGTCGTCGGCCAGCCGCCGCTGCCGCTGAGCATCTGGCAGGCGGTCATGTAGGTATGGTCGAGGTCGGGGCGCTCTTCCCGGTCGACCTTGATCGCCACAAAGTGCCGGTTGAGCAGGGCGGCGACCTCTTCGTTTTCGAAGGATTCGTGGGCCATGACATGGCACCAGTGGCAGGTGGAATAGCCGACGGAGAGGAAGACCGGCCGGTCTTCCTCCTGCGCCCGGGCAAAGGCTTCCTCCCCCCAGGGATACCAGTCGACGGGGTTGGCGGCATGTTGCAACAGGTAGGGGCTCAGGCTGCCGGCCAGGCGGTTGGCTCTCTTTTTTTCTCCGGAAGGGGGGACGGGTGGGGCGGGGTGGCGGGGCTTCATGGGGGCTCCTGGTCGATTGCTTTATTAAACAGTAGCACCGGGGGCGATGAAGACAAGGGAGGGACGGGGGATAAAAAAACCCCGCGAAGGAGGGGCCTCACGGGGTAAAAACCCACGACCATCAAGACGGCCGGGGCGACATAGGGGCGATTCTACACCAGGCTGCGGGAGTTGGCAATAGGCATTTTCATCCCCGGACCTCTCCCCGTTGCAGGTCGGTTACCGCCTGAAGGAGTTCGGTCAGATTCAGCCCTCGGCGGAGGAGGCGGCCGAAGCCTGCTTCCTGTCGCCGGTAGAGATCGAAGAGGGGGTGCCGCGCTCCGGAGGCGTCCTTGAGGCTTTTGACGGCGATGATGCCGACGGCCGCCAGTTGCGGCTGGGCGCAGGAGTTGGGGCAGCCGGAGATGGCCCAGTCGAGTCCTCTTCCCCTCTCGTCGAGGGTGCCGGCAATGGCCCGGGCCACATCCCGCGTCGGAGCCAGCCCCATGCGGCATTCGTGATTGCCGGGACAGATGCGGAAAGCGACCTGCTCCTCGACGGTGGCGCCGGAAAAACCGGCGGCGGCCAGGGCCGCTGCGGCGGCGCTTGGATCGTCGTTTTCGAGGAGAAAGGCGATATTCTGGTCGGCGGTGATCGCCATGAAGCCCCCGGCGTGGTCGCTGGCCACTGCGGCCAGCTCCCTCAGGGCCGGGGAGGTCAGTTCGCCGGCAAAAACGACCGCCTCGATCCTCGCCCTTCCCCCCCCCGCAACCGGGAGGGGAGTCAGACGCTTCTCGAAGGCGTCGCCGAGGGGGAGGTCGACGGCATGCTCCAGACGCTCAGCGACCAGGAGGCGGAACTTCTTTTCGCCTATCTCCTGCAACAGGTGCTTAAGGCGCTTTCCCGCCGGAGTGTGCTGCCGGTAGATGCGCACCACCGCCTCGATCGTCGGGAGGATGCGCGGCTCGGGGACGCTTCGCTCGAAGAGGAAAGCTTCGATCGGCTCCCGTCCCAGCCCCCCGGCCGTCCAGAGGTCGTAAAGATCGATGCCGTCTTCGCTGCCGGCGTAGACCAGGCCGAGGTCCTGAATCAGGTGCCGGGATCCCTGGTAACCGGCGTCGACGCTGATTTTGAATTTTTTCGGCAACCCTTCGAAATGGGGGTTGCCGGCCAGATGCCGGTGCAGCTTGCGGGCCAGAACCTGGGCGACGGAAAAACCGTCGGCAAAGGTGGTGCTGCAGGCGATGCCGCGCACGGCCCCGCCGCAGGCCCCGCGGGACGTGAGGCCGACGGCCGCCAGGCGACGGTGGATTTCGGCGAGGTCCCGGTGCTGCAGCCAGTGAATCTCAAGGCTCCCCCGGGTGGTCAGGTGCACCCGGCCGTCGGCATGGCGGTCGGCGATGTCGCCGACGATCAGCGCCTGTTCGCTGGAGAGGACTCCGGCGGGGACCTTGATCCGCATCATCAGGTGGCCATCGTCCGTCTGCTTGTAAACCCCCTCGATACGTAATCTGCCGTAGTCAATGGTCATCGGGATCCCTTTTCGTGACGAGTGTTTCGCTCGTTTATATCCTACCGGAACGCTTCGGTCAAGATAAAGACAAAGTCACGTTTATTGATCAAGAAATGATCGGCCGGCTAAAACAGCAAAAGCCCCCAATGAACGGGGGCTTCGGAAAGAAAGGGGCGGCGATCCTTTTCACAGCAGGTCGGCGAGCCAGCGGAAGGCGACAACGGTCCCGATGGCCGAACCGAGGGAGGAAAAGACAAAGACGAGCAGCACCCTGGTCATCCGGTTCCCCCACCAGCCCCTTATATTGGCGAGATCGTCGCCGACGCTCTCCATATCCCGGACCGTGGGGGCGGCGATGAAGGCCTGCACCAGGCCGGTCACCATTCCTGCG
This region includes:
- a CDS encoding DUF3108 domain-containing protein; this encodes MRALACRLLASSLLVLGWIAPLQGEELTAHHSSLQPRPDAIELLLGEKLDYDISFLWFDRLAEAHIRFERGESPGTFRGTLVARTRGMAAWVTQDREQEYVSLMDLAPDGRLRSLVHEAHTLKGSGKDRQDRFKRYTFDHQKGQVHYQKLAEGQQVDAKTFAMGSDPPNDILTAMFNFRAGFFGPVRAGSVYRIPTFNRRGISEIVIEVLEPGEISDGRRTDFPFFPGGGLLCRVKVDPEVFETGEGALYGWFDNFGRPARGIVENVLGLGDVQGILR
- a CDS encoding putative manganese-dependent inorganic diphosphatase, whose translation is MNRDITYVIGHKNPDTDSVCSAMAYARLRQEQGMANVQPARAGNINRQTEFVLEQLSMPLPPLLTDVHPRVRDVVGEQVITIDQNAPLSRALELFHSHSIRVLPVIDSDRRPLGLLFLKKVSERFLVPSREEELRRVLASPASITKCLKATPLHELEGDTVEEFALYVGAMASETFDQKMEGLDPRRMILITGDRENIQRQAVELGVRVLIVTGSLPVDPEILRRGREKGVTVLSTPFDTATSAWLTRLSTPVGALVGDAYPSVGLGERLDDLRLKLLHSKDPGVIVLDSDGRVAAVATKSNLLAPTPVKLILVDHNELSQAVPGADKVEILEVIDHHRLGNFHTDHPIRFINQPLGSTCSVVASLYRQAGLTPDRTTAGLMLAGLLSDTVILKSPTTTAADRDLALWLEGLSGLDLQDFGRRIFGAGSALAAYPSLREMIVADFKEYQSGERRFGVGQVEVVSFHEFHALKDEIATALADLRRERRLDTAGLLVTDIVQETSLFLVLGGKELPYVIGYPQVEENLYQLNGVLSRKKQLVPHLLKIFKDEK
- a CDS encoding putative glycoside hydrolase, yielding MELILLVAVLGSPVPAVWGGEMVCGGVFDAADGTPIAGATVTSDTEVVQSNADGSFSVDSSDGRLKLRAPGYRRQETVAVASPQVRLIPFAPKALYLSSYGIASATLRNPALQLLEKTELNALVIDIKGDRGLLAHPSAIPLATEIGAQNPVVLKNAGPLIASLKEKGIYTIARIVVFKDDLLARAHPEYAIKRGTGEVWQDGEKLGWVDPHLPQVWDYNIAIAEEAARLGFDEIQFDYVRFPAVPGLLFSRENSRVNRVAAISGFLAAARQRLAPYNVFLAADIFGYVCWNSNDTGIGQQLEELAVHLDYLSPMLYPSGFSFGAGGYTNPMENPYEIISLSLEKARQRTGLAAVRFRPWLQAFRDYAFDRRHFGAAAIRAQTAASDEFGSNGWMLWNARNVYSGAGLNVVEIEARAQIEALPQQATPPL
- a CDS encoding thioredoxin domain-containing protein, with the protein product MKPRHPAPPVPPSGEKKRANRLAGSLSPYLLQHAANPVDWYPWGEEAFARAQEEDRPVFLSVGYSTCHWCHVMAHESFENEEVAALLNRHFVAIKVDREERPDLDHTYMTACQMLSGSGGWPTTLVLTPDKKPFFAATYLPPRSRGGMTGLMEILQKIAELWQQDRHRLLQTGSEVERALLDLESDAPSPGLLQEDLLRRAFEGYLADFDRAQGGFGSAPKFPAPHNLSLLLRLAKRFGEERATTMALQTLQQIRLGGIFDQVGFGLHRYSVDANWLVPHFEKMLYDQALAVIAFLDAYQASGAPFFRQSALEILEYVQRELSDPEGGFYCGEDADSEGKEGTYYLWSPEEVEAILGRELSAVFCRCYGIAAGGNFEGRSIPHLAEDVETLARKAGVDPQDLAALLGEGRKKLLEARSKRVHPHRDDKILSGWNGLIIAALARAGAVLDLPHLLETAQRGADFIVQRLRDETGRLLRTYRAGTAAIPAFLEDYAFVTWGLLELYQGGFDRRHLDGALELTGAMEELFADGQGGYYDTAADAEHALVRGRSLQDGALPSGVSVVALNLLRLGRLCGDLQLEARGERLLALALPKVERAPTAYAQSLIALDYALGPKSEVALTPSGEGDPPQELLAVLRSTFLPRTLLLVDRPGEEHNPLPLLLGKTPLEGRPTAYLCRERTCLPPVTRGEELREILKDC
- a CDS encoding nitrite/sulfite reductase yields the protein MTIDYGRLRIEGVYKQTDDGHLMMRIKVPAGVLSSEQALIVGDIADRHADGRVHLTTRGSLEIHWLQHRDLAEIHRRLAAVGLTSRGACGGAVRGIACSTTFADGFSVAQVLARKLHRHLAGNPHFEGLPKKFKISVDAGYQGSRHLIQDLGLVYAGSEDGIDLYDLWTAGGLGREPIEAFLFERSVPEPRILPTIEAVVRIYRQHTPAGKRLKHLLQEIGEKKFRLLVAERLEHAVDLPLGDAFEKRLTPLPVAGGGRARIEAVVFAGELTSPALRELAAVASDHAGGFMAITADQNIAFLLENDDPSAAAAALAAAGFSGATVEEQVAFRICPGNHECRMGLAPTRDVARAIAGTLDERGRGLDWAISGCPNSCAQPQLAAVGIIAVKSLKDASGARHPLFDLYRRQEAGFGRLLRRGLNLTELLQAVTDLQRGEVRG